Proteins co-encoded in one Kutzneria chonburiensis genomic window:
- a CDS encoding PIG-L deacetylase family protein — translation MTVRTVLGVFAHPDDECTSAGGVLALYSDAGVRVVLVSCTNGEFGDDVGGVKPGEAGHDRRRVAEARSRELDAACGRLGAQTVERLAYHDSGLPGWAKWADTTVFSAVGVEEVAARVRVLLAQYRPEVVLTHNPDAGHEHVDHRHAAAATALAVLPETTLYFGAHGAKRAEQLREALGRNGIERPKPDGERKRVLELIEQRITTRIELGPYVHRKRQALFEHRSQLTSSAAAQLTPQQYEQVFATETFIRVQGDIEL, via the coding sequence ATGACGGTTCGGACAGTGCTCGGAGTTTTCGCCCATCCGGATGACGAGTGCACGAGTGCGGGCGGGGTGTTGGCCCTGTATTCGGACGCGGGCGTCCGCGTGGTGCTGGTGTCGTGCACGAACGGGGAGTTCGGGGATGACGTGGGCGGGGTGAAACCTGGGGAGGCGGGGCACGACCGACGGCGGGTGGCGGAGGCGCGGAGCCGGGAGCTGGATGCCGCGTGCGGGAGGCTCGGCGCGCAGACCGTGGAACGGTTGGCATATCACGACTCGGGCCTGCCGGGCTGGGCGAAGTGGGCCGACACAACGGTGTTCAGCGCCGTAGGGGTCGAGGAAGTAGCGGCGAGGGTGCGAGTCCTGCTGGCCCAGTACCGGCCGGAGGTGGTTCTGACGCACAACCCGGACGCGGGCCACGAGCACGTGGATCACCGGCACGCGGCCGCCGCGACGGCGCTGGCGGTATTGCCGGAGACCACGCTGTACTTCGGGGCGCACGGGGCGAAGCGGGCCGAGCAGCTGAGGGAAGCGCTGGGACGTAACGGGATCGAGCGGCCGAAGCCGGACGGGGAGCGGAAGCGGGTACTGGAGCTGATCGAGCAGCGGATCACCACCCGCATCGAGCTGGGACCGTACGTGCACCGCAAACGCCAGGCGCTGTTCGAACACCGCAGCCAGCTCACCAGCTCCGCCGCCGCCCAGCTGACACCTCAGCAATACGAACAGGTCTTCGCCACCGAGACCTTCATCCGCGTGCAAGGGGACATCGAGCTGTAG
- a CDS encoding TetR/AcrR family transcriptional regulator, with protein MDHRKGPRRRGDELNRAIFTAALDELVEVGYQRLTMERVAERSRTSKASLYRRWPGRAELMMDAILNVFPTVEELPDTGDLRADLLAALRAMADALNSPLGVAVRSVIAELDAVPGALTLHRERFVERRNQLMLDLIQRAVLRGQARPAALTPRVASVGPALMRDHFHTHNGPITDDVILAIVDEVLVPLISV; from the coding sequence GTGGATCACCGCAAGGGGCCGCGGCGGCGCGGCGACGAGCTCAACAGGGCGATCTTCACTGCCGCCTTGGACGAGTTGGTTGAGGTCGGCTACCAGCGCCTGACCATGGAGCGGGTCGCGGAGCGCTCCCGCACCAGCAAGGCTTCCCTCTACCGCCGTTGGCCCGGCCGCGCCGAGTTGATGATGGACGCCATCCTCAACGTCTTCCCCACCGTCGAGGAGCTCCCCGACACCGGCGACCTCCGCGCTGACCTCCTCGCCGCCCTCCGCGCCATGGCCGATGCGCTCAACAGCCCCCTCGGCGTCGCCGTCCGCTCCGTCATCGCCGAGCTCGACGCCGTCCCCGGCGCCCTCACCTTGCACCGCGAGCGCTTCGTCGAGCGCCGCAACCAGCTCATGCTCGACCTCATCCAGCGCGCCGTCCTCCGTGGCCAGGCCCGCCCCGCCGCCCTCACCCCCCGCGTCGCCTCCGTCGGCCCCGCCCTCATGCGCGACCACTTCCACACCCACAACGGCCCCATCACCGACGACGTCATCCTCGCCATCGTCGACGAGGTCCTCGTGCCCTTGATCAGCGTCTAG
- a CDS encoding P-loop NTPase fold protein, with protein MAEPHNFISGEVSGQVIQAGRIEALSFRGGPALVPRETPPMPAHFVGRQDELRTLDRLTEAGGPTMCVVQGMGGVGKTALVVMWAERMAGKFPDGQIFVDMRGYSAAGTPLSSAEVLGLVLRSLGVTADELPADLDARASQFRTLVSSRRLLIILDNVAAAEQVLPLVIGSGDCRLVVTSRQSLSELTLATSRVSAFRVDPMSPDLARELLDQVLGLDRTDAEPDAVATIINECAGLPLALRIVGARAADSKRPLAELATELAAVGAGEFGEISVETAFSWTYQHLSANAARLFRFLGLHPGGQVTVEEAAALVDLPPNTATDALDELVRQNMLAGDYRLHALVHSYAHELLLWEEEQERLAAEGRLRKITRQPRQNVDWADDMPARVDRLNRTPLAGVLADRLRKAQQEQPDVSFLIHLDGPWGAGKTSLLNLLQDRLHGTNVVMFNAWRYARVEPPWWALITCMRDQLIGRRQWWLRIRETVARIRRSGASYLLAMLVLVLLGVGVVMLLGPIPLTPKDFGDYGKAVAGGLAALAVLWSAGKVVSRLLLWNSARGARLFEQSHTNPMHEVTEHFAWLVEHSRKPVVLFIDDLDRCDEKFVVAILEAVQNLVRDAPAGTGRIPRAANFVVAADGAWLRRAYEKTYENFQGAVDEPGRPLGHLFLDKLFQLSVPMPAMGTQVQSGYFDTLLGIAPAARRELTEEVQEVRARVVSGRTEGDVLEALDNASPAARQAVISDAVTKMSAPEVSEATEHTLQKFAPLLLANPEA; from the coding sequence ATGGCGGAGCCGCACAACTTCATCAGCGGCGAAGTCAGCGGCCAGGTCATCCAGGCCGGCCGGATCGAGGCCTTGTCGTTCCGAGGCGGGCCTGCTCTGGTGCCGCGAGAGACCCCGCCCATGCCGGCCCACTTCGTCGGGCGGCAGGACGAGCTCAGGACTCTCGACCGGCTGACCGAGGCCGGCGGGCCGACCATGTGCGTGGTCCAGGGCATGGGCGGTGTGGGCAAGACGGCCCTGGTGGTGATGTGGGCCGAACGGATGGCCGGCAAGTTCCCGGACGGCCAGATCTTTGTCGACATGCGGGGGTATTCGGCCGCCGGCACGCCGCTCTCGTCGGCCGAGGTACTGGGACTGGTCCTGCGCTCCCTCGGGGTCACCGCCGATGAGCTGCCAGCCGATCTGGACGCTCGTGCGAGTCAGTTCCGCACCCTGGTCAGCTCCAGACGGCTGCTGATCATCCTTGACAACGTGGCCGCCGCCGAGCAGGTGCTGCCGCTGGTGATCGGATCCGGCGACTGTCGACTGGTGGTCACCAGCCGCCAGTCGCTGAGCGAACTGACCCTGGCCACCTCCCGTGTCTCGGCGTTCAGAGTCGACCCGATGAGTCCTGATCTGGCGCGAGAGCTGCTGGATCAGGTGCTCGGCCTTGACCGGACGGACGCAGAGCCCGACGCGGTGGCAACCATCATCAACGAGTGCGCGGGTCTGCCGCTCGCCCTTCGGATCGTGGGCGCACGTGCGGCGGACAGCAAGCGGCCGCTGGCCGAGCTGGCGACCGAGTTGGCGGCGGTCGGGGCCGGAGAGTTCGGCGAGATCTCGGTGGAGACCGCGTTCTCCTGGACGTACCAGCACCTCTCGGCCAACGCGGCGCGGCTGTTCAGGTTTCTCGGCCTGCATCCCGGTGGTCAGGTCACGGTCGAAGAGGCCGCCGCGCTCGTCGACCTGCCCCCGAACACCGCGACTGACGCACTCGACGAGCTCGTCAGACAGAACATGCTCGCCGGTGACTATCGGCTGCACGCGTTGGTCCATTCCTATGCTCACGAACTGCTGCTCTGGGAGGAGGAGCAGGAACGGCTGGCGGCCGAGGGGCGGCTGCGGAAGATCACCAGGCAGCCCCGGCAGAACGTGGACTGGGCCGATGACATGCCGGCGCGGGTCGACCGGCTCAACCGCACGCCGCTGGCGGGCGTCCTGGCGGATCGGTTACGGAAGGCGCAGCAGGAGCAACCAGATGTGTCCTTCCTGATCCACCTCGATGGGCCCTGGGGAGCGGGCAAGACGAGCCTGCTGAATCTCCTGCAAGACCGTCTGCACGGCACGAACGTCGTGATGTTCAATGCCTGGCGGTATGCGCGCGTGGAACCGCCCTGGTGGGCGTTGATCACCTGCATGCGCGATCAGCTGATCGGCCGGCGGCAATGGTGGCTGAGGATCAGGGAGACGGTGGCCCGGATAAGGAGATCCGGGGCGTCTTATCTGCTGGCGATGTTGGTGCTGGTGCTGCTCGGCGTCGGGGTGGTGATGCTGCTGGGGCCGATTCCGTTGACACCGAAGGACTTTGGGGACTACGGCAAAGCGGTGGCGGGGGGACTGGCCGCGCTGGCCGTGTTGTGGTCGGCGGGGAAGGTCGTGAGCCGCCTGCTGCTGTGGAACTCGGCCCGGGGTGCGCGGCTGTTCGAGCAGTCGCACACGAACCCGATGCACGAGGTGACCGAGCACTTCGCCTGGCTGGTGGAGCATTCCCGCAAACCGGTGGTGTTGTTCATCGACGACCTGGACCGGTGCGACGAGAAGTTCGTGGTGGCGATCCTGGAAGCGGTGCAGAACCTGGTCCGGGACGCCCCGGCGGGCACGGGGAGGATCCCGCGGGCGGCGAACTTCGTGGTGGCGGCGGACGGGGCGTGGCTGCGCAGGGCGTACGAGAAGACGTACGAGAACTTCCAAGGGGCGGTGGATGAACCGGGCCGACCGCTGGGGCATCTGTTCCTGGACAAGCTGTTCCAGCTGAGCGTGCCGATGCCGGCAATGGGAACGCAGGTCCAATCGGGCTACTTCGACACGCTGCTGGGCATCGCCCCGGCGGCGCGAAGAGAGCTGACGGAGGAGGTCCAAGAGGTACGCGCCCGAGTGGTGAGCGGCCGCACCGAGGGAGACGTGCTCGAGGCGCTGGACAACGCCAGCCCGGCGGCGAGGCAGGCGGTGATCTCCGACGCGGTCACGAAGATGTCGGCGCCGGAGGTGAGCGAGGCGACGGAGCACACGCTGCAGAAGTTCGCCCCGCTGCTGCTGGCCAACCCCGAGGCATGA